A genomic window from Emys orbicularis isolate rEmyOrb1 chromosome 24, rEmyOrb1.hap1, whole genome shotgun sequence includes:
- the TPGS1 gene encoding LOW QUALITY PROTEIN: tubulin polyglutamylase complex subunit 1 (The sequence of the model RefSeq protein was modified relative to this genomic sequence to represent the inferred CDS: substituted 1 base at 1 genomic stop codon), translated as MADRLFLTKXLVARSQDGGRVASLPTIKMAACEKRRSAPAPATGSGLVEPVRAGVAGREPESEAEFLLQAGVTSMVREALLKVLEARPEEPVSFLASYFEKLVLSGPQGGAAADRHRQQQRLVRALWYVRLAHHSHRTAFNNNVSMAYECLSARSRRKKPGVNGRIYSELLKKICQDGEAPEEVVSSLLKKIQCRDHEAVPFDVFRYGVLSCFVLLEFVAKADTLYDVLDDGSGVADKRICQAVLGTLEDALGASDFSVPIRYLEAGSKLGPDCLALAMDKALLERKICSSMNREEFLKKATALFIAKVKPID; from the exons ATGGCGGACAGACTGTTCCTTACCAAGTGATTGGTAGCCCGCAGTCAAGATGGCGGCAGAGTAGCCTCACTGCCCACAATCAAGATGGCGGCCTGCGAGAAGCGGCGATCAGCTCCGGCCCCGGCGACTGGGAGCGGGCTCGTGGAGCCGGTTCGGGCGGGAGTTGCAGGCCGGGAGCCGGAGAGCGAGGCCGAGTTCCTGCTCCAAGCCGGGGTGACGTCCATGGTGCGGGAGGCGCTGCTGAAGGTGCTGGAGGCTCGGCCCGAGGAGCCCGTCTCCTTCCTGGCCAGTTACTTCGAAAAGCTGGTGCTGAGCGGCCCCCAGGGCGGTGCTGCCGCGGAccggcacaggcagcagcagcgcctCGTCCGGGCCCTGTGGTACGTGCGCCTGGCCCACCATTCACACAG GACTGCCTTTAACAACAACGTCAGCATGGCTTACGAGTGCCTGAGTGCCAGAAGCAGGAGGAAGAAGCCAGGTGTCAATGGGAGAATCTACAGTGAGTTGCTCAAGAAGATCTGCCAAGATGGGGAAGCCCCTGAAGAGGTTGTTTCTTCTTTGCTGAAGAAGATCCAGTGCCGGGACCATGAGGCGGTGCCTTTTGATGTCTTCCGCTATGGGGTGCTCAGCTGCTTTGTGCTTCTTGAGTTTGTGGCCAAGGCTGATACTTTGTACGACGTACTTGATGATGGTTCTGGCGTGGCGGATAAAAGGATTTGCCAGGCAGTCCTGGGCACTCTGGAAGATGCTCTTGGAGCCAGCGACTTCTCTGTGCCCATCCGTTACTTGGAGGCCGGCTCCAAGCTGGGACCAGACTGTTTGGCTTTGGCCATGGACAAAGCATTGCTAGAGAGGAAGATTTGCTCCTCCATGAACAGGGAAGAGTTTCTAAAGAAAGCCACAGCCCTATTCATTGCAAAAGTAAAGCCCATTGACTGA